The DNA sequence acatttttttttttaatggatacATAAAAACCAGAAAGTATGTAATTTCGAACAATGTTTTAACAATTTGTATATGCAGGAATGACACACAAACATGTATAtagtaaatatacaaacagCAAAAATGGAAAGTCAAAGGACTGATAATAGGTCACCGATTTTTGGACTAAGATTATAGCTAAatattcgatttttaaataatacagtaaTATATACCAAATTTTGTACTAGCTAATTGCCCACAAAGTACACAACACCcacaaatttacattaaattgtaCGTAGTGATAAACAAAACACATAATAGAATGTCACAAGATTCACAGAAAttgctttgaatttttttttttatgttgttCCACGGTACTGTACAAGTAGTGCGAGTGGCGTTATCGAAGAAGATACTTTTGCTTTATAAATCTAACGATAATCGGTAACACGGTCAGGACACGagagttaaaaattgattcatcTACGTAAGAGCATCAATCGTAACTGTAATGTCCACATGGAAAtgttaatttgtataaacagtTATAGGGACGTCGAGTAACCGTTTTACTCGCTGACATCCCTTTGTGTTTGATGGGAATCACTATCCGAAGTTAAACTTTCGATACCACTGTCTTGTTGCGAAATCGTTTCGGAACTCCTAGTCATACACAGTTTATTAGATTTAGTCTCTGTGCGACTGGTTTTAAAATTCTGATCTAGATTCGAGTTTGATGTGGAATGTAACGCGTTAGATTGAGCGGAAACAGGTCTTTGACAAGAATGCAACATTAGTTCTGGTCCTCCGTCGTATGTTTGTAAGAAAAACTGCCAAAGTTCTTCTGGTATTTGTCCGTAATCTGAGCctacaaataattttcgtatttataatataaacacacatatatatattaagaaGTCTGGCGTTATTCTATTGGGAACTTACCCACTTTCAGGATATTCtgaccatttttatttactataatagtattattatcTATAGGTCCAGGTGGTTGAGTCTCTTTACCGCGTACAAAGCTTTGCCATTGGCGCAACCAAGCCATAGCCAATCCATAAATAGCGGTAGGATTATcggtattataatttaatcgtttaaaTACATCCATCTCGTATTGCCTCCTTTTCTGTAACGATTCATACTTTTCTTCGCAGATCGGACACTCGTATAAATGTGTACATGCCGGACCTCCTCCAAATCTATATTAACATTGTTTCGATTAATAACGCGATATGTGATATtaaacttaatataatttaagtaGTACTTAcgtattgtataaatattcccAAACTGCCTGCGGAATAGGCATACTAAGTTTATCTACAAATTGTGCTCTAACAGGATTAACACCACCATGCGGACAAAGGAAATCGGAGTTGTCTATGGGTCCTGGTTCCGAGAACGTATTAAACCGATTTATCCATTGTcgcgaaacaaagaaatttaaatcggATAATTGCCGAGATGAGATTTCCATCAATTCCATAGTTTTATCTCGTAATTGTAACATTTCTGGTGACCATTTTTTGTAGAATAACACATAAGCCTCGCAATGCTTTACGGTTTCCGGTGAGACCTCCGTAACGCATTGATCATCGAACTCGAACCATTTATTAACTATAGGATTTAACGCGTAACAAGTATAATGACCACCACCAGCCGTCCCGTGATGACAAATCACCGATATCAAATCGTACATGGTTACTTTGGAAACGCATTCTTTGTGCAAATACGGTCGCATATCTAATCCTTCTAACGGAAACGAAACGTAATTTGCTATTTTCGAACTAAACATCAATTCGTGACGAAATCTTTTCAAATGAACACACAGTATCTCTGGTAGTTCTAAcactttggaaaatttaattccattgCGCAGCTTGTTACACTTTTCACAACTATACATATTATCTCCTTTGAGTTCATCCGCGCTGAAAAATGCAGAAAGGCAGTCGTGAAGACTAACAACTGGTCCCCAGAACCAAGATCGCATCCATTGGAGGAACCAGGATAGCCAACCGGATTGATTCGTAACGTATACGACATCCGAGCATGGTCCTGCTTTTTGTGGAGTGAGAGATCCTTGATGTAACATATCAATGTGATCTCTGCTTGGAATGGGTAACGATAAATCTTGAAAAGTTTCTACTCTTGTTGAAATTCTGTCGCAAGTGAGACATTGTACGCTACTTAAAAGTTTACCGTCGAATATATCGCTAATGATACTTCGAgtttttatttgctttttaGTCCTGTACTTAACAGGTGAATTTTGCGTTGATCTTTGCGGCTGAGAAAATGGTTGATCTACGGTCGAtttttttatacttctatttgtaaatttaCTTCTCAGTTTTTCTGATTGAGACACGCGGGAATACTTTCTTTTCGTACCACGTTCACCCTCGTCGCTAAGGGAACTCTGTTCGCTTACTCCGGAATCGCAAGTTTCGTATTCAGCATCGGACTGGCTAGAACcatttccatcgatttcaGTTTCATCTTCGTCCGATGACTGTTCCCCGAGTCCTTTTAATCTTAGCGCATTATCACGATCATCCTCAATATGTTCTTTCAATTCTTCGTGCAACTGATCCATAAAACACCTCAAAAATTCTTGGGTATCGTGCTGATGATATCCCCTAAACATCGGATGAACTGTTCGAATACCGGATAATATTCCATGTGGTACAATGTATCCTCTTGTTTTCCTATTCCACATGTCTCGAATAAGGTTTAGGTAGCTTAAGCTTAAACCAGGTTTTCTATCTTTGGACATATAGTTAACCATATGACCGCAATCCAAAAAGAATTGAGTCAAGGGAGGTACATTTGATAAAGCTTGTAGCGCAGCATTCATATAGCACGTATTGCCAATATTTTGAAGACCAACGAGTCCTCTAGGTTTCCCAGAGAAATCTTTACTTTCATCCGAATCCGTACTATCCGGTGAATCTCCAAACTTTTCATTGAATCCATCTTTTTCATAACTAACTCGATTTATAAATTCACCATAAAACCtgttatttgcaaaataagaaatagtttgctctttaaaaatttgttaacattgttctttttaacacttatatttcaaaaaagctATATACAATGAATCACATTAATACTTCTAATATATTACTCTACGTGCTAATACTCAtctcaaatattttcgcgATGCTAAAATTAGGAGatatttcctttcttattaGATATGTGAAAACTATACAAGTTAAATACGAAATACCACAGCATCAGAATATTAATGTAAGTCATTGGTAAGCATTATGAAAGTTGACTTACTTGTCCAATATGAGCCTATTTAGATCATCAGTTCTGCAATCCACGTTACCAGGGGCATCAcccgaatatttattactttgcGCTTTGATATCAATCTGCGTAGGTGACAACGGCGGCGATGGTATGTGTCTAGTTATAACTTCTCTTTTACAAGCGTAACACCATATACGATTCGTAGAAAGGTTCATATGAGCGCAATGATTAGGAAATTTTTGGTTGTGTACGGTACTATGATCTAAGTGTGTCTCTGCACATCCAACCCAACGACAATCAGGGAACAAGCACAACCATAAATTAGGCCCATCCGTGTTGCACTCACTGCATTTTATAAATCCTTCCTTTTGAGATAAGACTGTCTCGATAAATGTGAGATCACCACGATTGACGATGTGAGGACAGTTCCTCGATATGAGAGGCATTTGGATTTTGGTATTTGTTCCGTCGATTTTTATTGATCTTAGGACGCGAGATCGCGCGTATACTTTAATTTCTTACATTCGTCTAAAATTTGGTTTGCACGCGACTTGTCCGATGTTACAATCATTTCCTAACCTGATTGAGACATGTCGTTCTTGATAATTGAACATTATCCACGAAAACGATTGTCATTGGAGATAGTtgtgttgaaaaaattaactatTGCAATCGGATAACCAACGtgagaaaaaatatagaagttGGTATACATGTTACAATCGAtaatcgattgaaatttacacTCCGTTTGCTCAGAAGATGGAAACGAGGTAAACAAAGTCACCTGACTGTGACAGGTGGCGACAGGGTTGAATAGCATGTAGGGATGTGCTTCGCCAGATTAAATTCCCCACACTTTTATTCGCGGCAACTAACATACGCGATTCGATagaacaaaagaagaaataaactCAACGCGGTTCGTTATAACAAAACGTAATTGGATATAAAAATACTGACACCGTCGTTGACATACGTTGCATGTCGCAACTCGTGGTccgattggtcggggttttctgttaataattCGACACAATTAAACTTATTAGTAAACGAGTCAGAGTGTTAAACTTGCAGGTCAAGAATAATTGAATGGCGAACTAACTGTTTACAGCTTGTTTATCCaaagtatttttcttattaaaaggTCGAAGCTTGCGTAGACGTCAGCGAGTGGTACTACAGAATGTTTCAGAAGAACTTGAAATTGCGAACGAATATAGTAGTCGGCACGGTACCGCTCCAAAATTACGAGACCCCTCAAAAAACAGACGACGTTACAGAGGCTTTTTCATCTCATCCACCGTGCACCAGGTCCGTCGAAGAATACACCAACGACATAGCAACATCGAAAAACATCGACAGAGAGCGTACTCCGAAGTCAGGTTTGTCTTGTACGTATACGTGCGTTACAAAATACACTGTTccggtatacagggtgtcccaaaaatattgtaacaccttgaaaggggtggttcgggaggtgatttgaaacaactttttccttagcgaaaatgttgtccgaggcttcgttaaggagatattaacagaaaactccgaccaatcagagcgcgtagcctacgccaCTGCGGGTGCTCCATTGGGATACTCGCGCTccgattggtcggggttttctgttaatatctcctcaacgaagcctcggacaacattttcgctacggaaaaagttgtttcaaatcacctcctgaaccacccttttcaagatgttacaacatgtttgggacaccctgtattaatTATGGTTACTTACTGAGTGCACgtgtttacaatattattccattcaAGAATATACATAGGTGCTTCTGAACAGTGTTAGAAAATCTTTTGTTATGGGAAGTTTCGTTCGAACTACATTTGCAACTATTTGGGTGTAATACAAGAAATGTCTATTCTAGTTTGAAAAACAAACATCGATAGTTTATTAATACAGGATGGAGCATTTAAATGGGAACACCCGAATGTCTCTATTATTTCTAGTTCTA is a window from the Hylaeus volcanicus isolate JK05 chromosome 7, UHH_iyHylVolc1.0_haploid, whole genome shotgun sequence genome containing:
- the LOC128879599 gene encoding ubiquitin carboxyl-terminal hydrolase 20, encoding MPLISRNCPHIVNRGDLTFIETVLSQKEGFIKCSECNTDGPNLWLCLFPDCRWVGCAETHLDHSTVHNQKFPNHCAHMNLSTNRIWCYACKREVITRHIPSPPLSPTQIDIKAQSNKYSGDAPGNVDCRTDDLNRLILDKFYGEFINRVSYEKDGFNEKFGDSPDSTDSDESKDFSGKPRGLVGLQNIGNTCYMNAALQALSNVPPLTQFFLDCGHMVNYMSKDRKPGLSLSYLNLIRDMWNRKTRGYIVPHGILSGIRTVHPMFRGYHQHDTQEFLRCFMDQLHEELKEHIEDDRDNALRLKGLGEQSSDEDETEIDGNGSSQSDAEYETCDSGVSEQSSLSDEGERGTKRKYSRVSQSEKLRSKFTNRSIKKSTVDQPFSQPQRSTQNSPVKYRTKKQIKTRSIISDIFDGKLLSSVQCLTCDRISTRVETFQDLSLPIPSRDHIDMLHQGSLTPQKAGPCSDVVYVTNQSGWLSWFLQWMRSWFWGPVVSLHDCLSAFFSADELKGDNMYSCEKCNKLRNGIKFSKVLELPEILCVHLKRFRHELMFSSKIANYVSFPLEGLDMRPYLHKECVSKVTMYDLISVICHHGTAGGGHYTCYALNPIVNKWFEFDDQCVTEVSPETVKHCEAYVLFYKKWSPEMLQLRDKTMELMEISSRQLSDLNFFVSRQWINRFNTFSEPGPIDNSDFLCPHGGVNPVRAQFVDKLSMPIPQAVWEYLYNTFGGGPACTHLYECPICEEKYESLQKRRQYEMDVFKRLNYNTDNPTAIYGLAMAWLRQWQSFVRGKETQPPGPIDNNTIIVNKNGQNILKVGSDYGQIPEELWQFFLQTYDGGPELMLHSCQRPVSAQSNALHSTSNSNLDQNFKTSRTETKSNKLCMTRSSETISQQDSGIESLTSDSDSHQTQRDVSE
- the LOC128879601 gene encoding uncharacterized protein LOC128879601 — encoded protein: MFQKNLKLRTNIVVGTVPLQNYETPQKTDDVTEAFSSHPPCTRSVEEYTNDIATSKNIDRERTPKSAVPLYERSQIYRSSKPDRDDPTGDEGDSDGEVKPYSPMYRVYKFQSSEKHG